In Pseudomonas sp. ADAK18, a single window of DNA contains:
- a CDS encoding spore coat U domain-containing protein gives MALLASLGFTTQVQAACSVVSTVPVGFGLVSSMTVRTAAQASSTTNAGLRCGPTLISLLAASDHFYATITSATSGMVGPTGDVIGYTIYANNSTSFPITRGAQFDFASNNIAQSLGLVSGPGNKTVPIYLSSITGSNVAAGVYSETLSIFWSWNYCSALGVGSLCILRDIGTGTASLTVSMTVTNDCQITAPNISFGSAPVVSGFAAVTGQTINIACTKGSAYTVGLSDGQNPVSVGGRRQMISGSNLLAYDIFKSATTTRWGSVSTARRASSTAEVNPGNGLGTGSQIFNYNAKIYTDQNTPPGGTYIDNVVLDVGF, from the coding sequence CTGGCGTTGCTGGCAAGCCTGGGTTTTACGACACAGGTGCAGGCGGCTTGCTCGGTGGTGTCGACCGTGCCGGTGGGCTTCGGCCTGGTGAGTTCGATGACGGTGCGCACGGCGGCCCAGGCCAGCTCGACCACCAATGCCGGGCTGAGATGCGGGCCTACGCTGATCTCCTTACTGGCGGCCAGCGATCACTTCTATGCGACGATCACCTCGGCCACCAGCGGCATGGTCGGCCCCACGGGTGATGTCATCGGTTATACGATTTACGCCAATAACAGCACCAGTTTCCCGATCACCCGCGGGGCCCAGTTCGACTTTGCCAGCAACAACATTGCCCAAAGCCTGGGGCTGGTCTCCGGACCAGGCAACAAGACTGTACCGATCTACCTGAGCAGCATTACCGGCAGTAACGTTGCGGCCGGGGTCTACAGCGAAACGTTGAGTATCTTCTGGAGCTGGAACTATTGCTCGGCACTGGGGGTTGGCTCGCTTTGCATATTGCGGGATATCGGCACCGGCACCGCCAGCCTCACTGTCAGCATGACCGTGACCAACGACTGCCAGATCACCGCGCCCAATATCAGTTTTGGCAGCGCACCGGTGGTCAGTGGCTTCGCCGCGGTGACCGGCCAGACCATCAACATCGCCTGTACCAAGGGCAGTGCCTACACCGTGGGCCTGAGTGACGGCCAGAACCCGGTAAGCGTGGGCGGGCGGCGACAGATGATCTCCGGCAGCAACCTGCTGGCTTATGACATCTTCAAGAGCGCCACTACGACCCGTTGGGGCAGCGTGTCGACGGCGCGCCGTGCCAGCTCCACCGCTGAGGTCAATCCGGGCAATGGCCTGGGTACCGGTAGCCAGATCTTCAACTACAACGCCAAGATCTATACCGACCAGAACACCCCGCCGGGGGGAACGTATATCGATAATGTGGTGTTGGACGTGGGTTTCTAG
- a CDS encoding sigma-70 family RNA polymerase sigma factor: MHELDEQLRELIPRLRRFAVSLTRQSSSADDLVQASLERAIIRWADKRPEGDLRAWLFSILYRQFLDAHRRSRRYTRMLEFFTGRDDTQPSTERTVMAQSTLQAFDQLSTEQRALLLWVSVEGLSYKEVADILDVPIGTVMSRLSRARQALRQLSDGEITSPSLRILK; the protein is encoded by the coding sequence ATGCACGAACTCGACGAACAGTTACGTGAACTCATCCCCAGGCTTCGGCGTTTTGCCGTGTCCCTGACACGCCAATCCAGCAGCGCCGATGATCTGGTGCAGGCCAGCCTTGAACGGGCGATCATCCGTTGGGCCGACAAACGCCCTGAAGGCGACCTGCGGGCCTGGTTGTTCTCGATCCTCTACCGGCAATTCCTCGACGCTCACCGCCGTTCGCGGCGCTATACACGAATGCTGGAGTTCTTCACTGGCCGGGATGACACCCAGCCCTCGACGGAACGTACCGTCATGGCTCAATCGACCCTGCAAGCCTTCGATCAACTAAGCACCGAGCAGCGCGCCCTGCTGCTCTGGGTCTCGGTCGAAGGCCTGAGCTACAAAGAAGTCGCCGACATCCTCGATGTGCCCATCGGCACCGTGATGTCTCGCCTGTCCCGCGCACGCCAGGCCTTGCGCCAACTCAGCGACGGCGAAATCACCAGCCCTTCCCTGCGGATACTCAAATGA
- a CDS encoding molecular chaperone has product MYSASRRLWVAGFIGLVALGVGKVQAASSVLIWPIDPVLEADQQASALWLENRGTETANLQIRVFAWSQSGFDDQYQNQRDVIGSPPVAKIEPGQKQLVRLTRTREVPPGQEMAYRIIIDEIPSATPVAPPTDGKTAAAIRFQMRYSVPLFAYGPGLWSKDDSTRQRDPKGAGKPDLSWKKVTVAGRNYVEMRNQGAVHARLTDAAFKQGGQPRPLVDGLLGYVLPGATMRWPIPDAVAADQPLQVRINGATNVENIAPGR; this is encoded by the coding sequence ATGTATTCAGCTTCCCGGCGGTTATGGGTTGCAGGTTTTATCGGGCTGGTGGCGCTGGGCGTAGGAAAGGTTCAGGCCGCGAGTTCAGTGCTGATCTGGCCGATTGATCCGGTGCTGGAAGCGGATCAACAGGCCAGCGCGTTGTGGCTGGAAAACCGTGGCACCGAGACGGCCAACCTGCAAATCCGTGTATTTGCCTGGAGCCAGAGCGGGTTTGATGATCAATACCAGAACCAGCGCGACGTGATTGGTAGCCCGCCGGTGGCCAAGATCGAACCGGGGCAGAAGCAATTGGTACGCCTGACCCGCACCCGGGAAGTGCCGCCGGGCCAGGAGATGGCCTATCGGATCATTATCGATGAAATCCCTTCTGCAACGCCGGTTGCGCCACCGACCGATGGCAAGACGGCCGCTGCCATCCGCTTTCAGATGCGCTATTCGGTGCCCTTGTTCGCCTATGGCCCGGGGCTGTGGAGCAAGGACGACAGCACCCGCCAGCGAGACCCGAAAGGCGCGGGCAAGCCAGATCTGAGCTGGAAAAAGGTCACTGTCGCCGGACGTAACTATGTGGAGATGCGCAACCAGGGCGCGGTGCATGCCCGTCTGACCGACGCCGCGTTCAAGCAGGGCGGTCAGCCTCGGCCCCTCGTGGACGGTTTGCTGGGATACGTGTTGCCGGGCGCGACCATGCGCTGGCCGATTCCGGATGCAGTAGCGGCTGACCAGCCGTTGCAGGTCCGGATCAACGGGGCAACAAATGTAGAGAACATTGCGCCGGGGCGGTAA
- a CDS encoding cytochrome b, whose protein sequence is MNAQPRYFAPLARLLHWLMALMVIAMLFIGAGMAASVSERHEWLIHLHKPLGIAILALVIVRLVVRFSTRQPPLPADLPLWQVLAAKASHWVLYGLMLVLPLLGWAMISAAGDPVMLSSSLQLPALVPANAQLFAVLRKAHGLLAYLLFLTVLLHLAAALFHGLIRRDGVLQSMTGTKD, encoded by the coding sequence ATGAATGCTCAACCTCGGTATTTCGCCCCCTTGGCGCGGCTGCTGCATTGGCTGATGGCATTGATGGTCATTGCCATGTTGTTTATTGGCGCGGGTATGGCGGCGTCGGTGTCGGAACGGCACGAATGGCTGATCCACCTGCATAAGCCTTTGGGGATCGCCATTCTGGCCCTGGTGATCGTACGGTTGGTGGTGCGTTTTTCCACTCGTCAGCCGCCATTGCCCGCTGATTTGCCGCTCTGGCAAGTGCTGGCGGCGAAGGCATCTCATTGGGTGCTATACGGTTTGATGCTGGTGTTGCCGCTGCTGGGTTGGGCGATGATCTCGGCGGCGGGCGACCCGGTGATGCTCAGCAGTTCCCTGCAACTGCCAGCGCTGGTCCCGGCCAATGCGCAGCTGTTTGCGGTGCTGCGCAAGGCTCATGGACTTCTTGCCTATCTACTGTTTCTGACGGTGCTATTGCACTTGGCGGCGGCGTTGTTCCATGGCCTGATCCGCCGCGATGGCGTGCTGCAAAGCATGACCGGCACCAAGGACTGA
- a CDS encoding anti-sigma factor encodes MISLPPSERDLHAYVDHQLLESDRRLLETWLAAQPDVAAQVQAWQQDAQHLRASLSGALQQPANPDLDPALIRQRIKHQSRRHLATAAVLLIAVSIGGLSGWQARQMTLSTVLPMTDAMQAYRMFAQDGILPADYNVQGNGDMQAWLDRYFTQAHRLPDLSQAGFKAVSGRLLTTDQGAAAMVLYEDKQGRRISFYIRPPGPQNKLLPRGSSSADGLQAEYWSGDGYNYAMVSPSDEPVTQMLKQTVGF; translated from the coding sequence ATGATCAGCCTGCCTCCCAGCGAACGCGATTTGCACGCCTACGTCGATCACCAACTGCTGGAGTCCGATCGGCGCCTGCTCGAAACCTGGCTGGCGGCCCAGCCCGATGTGGCAGCCCAGGTCCAGGCGTGGCAGCAGGATGCGCAACACCTGCGCGCGTCTTTAAGCGGCGCGCTGCAACAACCGGCCAACCCCGACCTGGACCCCGCGTTGATTCGCCAGCGGATCAAGCACCAATCCCGTCGTCACCTCGCAACTGCCGCCGTGCTGCTAATTGCCGTCAGCATCGGCGGCCTGAGTGGTTGGCAGGCACGGCAGATGACCCTGAGCACCGTACTCCCGATGACCGACGCCATGCAGGCGTACCGCATGTTCGCCCAGGACGGCATCCTGCCCGCCGACTACAACGTGCAAGGCAACGGCGACATGCAAGCCTGGCTCGATCGCTACTTCACCCAGGCCCACCGCCTGCCGGACTTGAGCCAGGCTGGGTTCAAGGCGGTCAGCGGACGCCTGCTCACCACCGACCAAGGCGCGGCGGCCATGGTGCTGTACGAGGATAAGCAGGGCCGACGCATCAGCTTCTACATCCGGCCACCGGGACCGCAGAACAAGCTGCTGCCCCGTGGCAGCAGCAGTGCCGATGGGCTACAGGCCGAATACTGGTCCGGCGACGGTTATAACTATGCGATGGTCAGCCCGTCAGATGAGCCGGTCACCCAGATGCTGAAACAGACGGTAGGGTTCTAG
- a CDS encoding carboxypeptidase family protein, with the protein MTVALTSIKISTDFDSGNIQVLDASDAYQLLLAIKPDTRSQHFQWFHFKAEGMHIGHTHTFRLSNAGQSSYKHAWSGYNAVASYDHINWFRVPTRFDGETLHINLQPQEKQAWIAYFEPYSRERHDGLIEQALNRAGTQLLATGKSVEGRDIQLLRRGNGDAAKRKVWIIAQQHPGEHMAEWFMEGIIERLQQDGDDELKKLLASADLYLVPNMNPDGAFHGHLRTNAMGQDLNRAWQSASQEISPEVLFVQQQMEKYGVDLFLDIHGDEEIPYIFTAGCEGNPGYTPRIEQLEKHFRSHLSALTRDFQTAHGYTRDLPGEANMTLACNSVGEKFDCLSLTLEMPFKDNDDAPNAHTGWSGKRSMQLGKDVLSTVADIVDHLR; encoded by the coding sequence ATGACCGTGGCCTTGACCTCCATCAAAATCAGCACCGACTTCGACAGTGGCAATATCCAGGTCCTCGACGCCAGCGATGCCTATCAGTTGCTGCTGGCCATCAAACCCGATACCCGCAGCCAGCATTTCCAGTGGTTCCACTTCAAGGCTGAAGGTATGCACATTGGTCACACTCATACGTTCCGCCTGAGCAACGCCGGCCAGTCGTCCTACAAACACGCCTGGAGCGGCTACAACGCCGTTGCGTCCTACGATCACATCAACTGGTTTCGGGTACCCACCCGTTTTGATGGCGAAACCCTGCACATCAATCTGCAGCCCCAGGAAAAACAAGCCTGGATTGCCTATTTCGAGCCCTACAGCCGTGAGCGTCATGATGGGTTGATCGAGCAGGCGCTGAATCGCGCCGGTACGCAATTACTGGCTACAGGTAAAAGTGTCGAAGGCCGTGATATCCAGTTGTTACGTCGAGGTAACGGTGATGCCGCCAAGCGTAAGGTCTGGATCATTGCCCAGCAGCATCCCGGCGAACACATGGCCGAGTGGTTCATGGAAGGCATCATCGAGCGCCTGCAACAAGATGGCGATGATGAACTGAAAAAACTCCTGGCTTCTGCCGACCTGTATCTGGTGCCGAACATGAACCCGGACGGTGCCTTTCACGGACACCTGCGCACCAACGCCATGGGCCAGGACCTCAACCGCGCATGGCAGAGCGCAAGCCAGGAGATCAGCCCGGAAGTGCTGTTCGTCCAGCAGCAGATGGAAAAGTACGGCGTCGACCTGTTCCTGGATATCCATGGGGACGAAGAGATCCCCTACATCTTCACCGCCGGCTGTGAAGGCAATCCTGGCTACACGCCTCGCATCGAACAGTTGGAAAAACACTTTCGCAGCCACCTGAGTGCCCTGACCCGCGATTTCCAGACCGCCCACGGCTACACCCGTGACTTACCGGGCGAAGCCAATATGACCCTGGCCTGCAACAGCGTCGGCGAAAAGTTCGACTGCCTGTCCCTGACCCTCGAGATGCCCTTCAAGGACAACGACGATGCGCCCAACGCGCACACCGGTTGGTCCGGCAAGCGCTCGATGCAGTTGGGCAAGGACGTGCTGAGTACCGTGGCGGATATAGTCGACCACCTGCGCTGA
- a CDS encoding helix-turn-helix domain-containing protein: protein MVKLTRFENAECPVARSLDAIGDGWSLLIIRDAFDGIRRFGEFQRSLGMAKNILSTRLRSLVAHGIFEVVPASDGSAYQEYVLTEKGNGLFTVIIGLRQWGEGFFYGEGDAHSMIVDREQGEPVAMLQLRSADGRLLGPQDCRRVPVTTGHPEAL from the coding sequence ATGGTCAAGCTCACCCGCTTTGAAAACGCCGAATGCCCGGTGGCGCGCTCGTTGGATGCGATTGGTGATGGCTGGTCGCTGCTGATTATTCGCGATGCCTTTGATGGCATTCGGCGTTTTGGCGAGTTTCAGCGCAGCCTAGGCATGGCCAAGAACATTCTGTCCACGCGCTTGCGCAGCCTGGTGGCTCACGGGATTTTCGAGGTCGTGCCGGCGTCGGATGGCAGTGCGTATCAGGAGTACGTATTGACGGAAAAGGGTAACGGCTTATTCACCGTCATCATCGGTTTGCGCCAGTGGGGCGAAGGGTTTTTCTATGGGGAAGGGGACGCGCATTCGATGATCGTGGACCGCGAGCAGGGTGAGCCTGTGGCAATGTTGCAGTTACGGTCGGCGGATGGCCGGCTGCTAGGGCCGCAAGATTGTCGGCGCGTGCCTGTGACAACCGGTCATCCGGAAGCGCTCTGA
- a CDS encoding fimbria/pilus outer membrane usher protein: MEMSSDGHKALLSHDRARYLWRSVLVVSGLCSLVFAPWGVAAALPPPPGNMEAVADAQLFLGLVVNQLDTGRVVAVNQRAGRMFLPAATLRDVGMKLPASVGEEVALDSLPGLHSDYDSQGQRLLLDVPPAWLPDQFIGNRNNYPRTQSMTSFGALLNYDAYLNDTDDSGTYLAVWNEVRLFDTWGTLSNTGQYRSTIGSQVEGSTLNNGYRRYDTTWRFSDDERLLTYEAGDVISGALPWSSSVRLGGVQLSRDFAVRPDLVTYPLPQFAGEAAVPSSVDLFINGYKSSSADLQPGPYTLTNIPFINGAGEAVVVTTDALGRQVSTTVPFYVTSTLLQKGLSDFSVAAGNLRRDYTVKDFGYGPGVASGSFRYGLSDTFTLESHAEASNSLTLGGVGGNLRLGNFGVLNTALSQSQFEGEKGQQLSLGYQYSSQRYSLSYQRVQRRDQYADLTLVDTPYASLSKRSEQVTLSLNLDSYGSIGAGYFDVQAADDSRTRLLNLTWSKQLWHNTSFYLSANREIGDSNWAMQAQLVIPFDMYGSLSLSNERSQAGENRQRVNYSRAVPTDGGVGYNLGYAHGDGPAYRQADLTWRLQSVQLQAGVYGSSNAQTRWADASGSLVWMDKQVFAANRVNDAFVVVSTDGFAGVPVLYENQKVGETDRNGHLLVPWSSAYYRAKYEIDPLNLPSNVQTPQVEQRVAVRRGSGYVLEFPVRRVIAASITLVDAKHQDLPLGSLVQHEQSGAQAVVGWDGLVYLEGLAEHNTLRVTVGEGHTCQATFDLDIKQEQVPLIGPLVCQ, encoded by the coding sequence ATGGAGATGTCCAGTGACGGACACAAAGCCTTGCTGAGCCATGATCGGGCTCGTTATCTGTGGCGTTCGGTGTTGGTGGTGAGTGGTCTGTGTAGCCTGGTATTTGCGCCTTGGGGCGTGGCTGCCGCATTGCCGCCGCCCCCCGGCAATATGGAGGCTGTTGCCGATGCACAGTTGTTTTTGGGACTGGTGGTCAACCAACTCGACACCGGCCGGGTGGTCGCTGTCAATCAGCGCGCCGGGCGGATGTTTCTACCGGCGGCCACCTTACGTGATGTTGGTATGAAGCTGCCGGCGAGCGTGGGCGAAGAAGTCGCCCTCGACAGCCTCCCCGGGCTGCATAGTGACTACGACAGCCAGGGCCAGCGCTTGCTATTGGATGTGCCGCCGGCCTGGTTGCCGGATCAGTTCATCGGCAACCGCAACAACTACCCGCGCACCCAGTCGATGACCAGTTTTGGCGCCTTGCTCAACTATGACGCTTACCTCAACGACACTGACGACAGTGGGACCTACCTGGCTGTCTGGAACGAAGTCCGGCTGTTTGACACCTGGGGCACGCTGTCCAACACCGGCCAATACCGCAGCACCATTGGCTCCCAGGTGGAAGGCAGCACCCTGAACAATGGCTACCGGCGCTATGACACCACCTGGCGTTTCTCCGACGATGAGCGGCTGCTGACTTACGAGGCTGGCGACGTGATCAGCGGCGCATTGCCCTGGAGCAGTTCGGTGCGCCTGGGTGGCGTACAACTGTCCCGGGATTTTGCCGTGCGCCCGGACCTGGTGACCTACCCCTTGCCGCAGTTCGCCGGTGAGGCGGCTGTACCGTCGTCGGTGGACCTGTTTATCAACGGCTATAAGTCCAGCAGTGCCGACCTGCAGCCCGGGCCCTACACCCTGACCAATATTCCGTTTATCAACGGTGCAGGCGAAGCGGTGGTGGTCACTACGGATGCCCTGGGTCGGCAGGTTTCGACCACCGTGCCGTTCTACGTCACCAGTACGCTGCTGCAAAAAGGCTTGTCGGATTTTTCGGTGGCCGCCGGTAATCTGCGCCGGGATTACACCGTGAAGGATTTTGGCTACGGCCCGGGCGTGGCCAGTGGCAGTTTTCGTTACGGGCTATCGGACACCTTCACCCTGGAGAGCCATGCCGAAGCTTCCAACTCCCTGACCCTGGGCGGCGTGGGCGGCAACCTGCGGCTGGGCAACTTTGGTGTGCTCAACACAGCCCTCAGTCAAAGCCAATTCGAGGGTGAGAAAGGCCAGCAGCTGAGCCTGGGCTATCAGTACAGCAGTCAGCGCTACAGCCTGTCGTACCAGCGGGTCCAGCGTCGTGACCAGTACGCCGACCTGACCCTGGTTGACACGCCTTACGCCAGCCTCAGCAAGCGCAGCGAACAAGTGACGCTGAGCTTGAACCTGGACAGTTACGGCAGCATTGGTGCCGGCTATTTTGATGTGCAGGCGGCCGATGATTCGCGCACACGATTGTTGAACCTGACCTGGAGTAAACAGCTGTGGCACAACACCAGTTTCTACCTGTCCGCCAACCGCGAGATCGGCGACAGCAATTGGGCCATGCAGGCGCAACTGGTGATCCCCTTCGACATGTACGGCAGCCTGAGCCTGAGCAACGAGCGTAGCCAGGCCGGGGAAAACCGGCAGCGGGTCAACTACAGCCGTGCGGTCCCCACCGACGGCGGCGTGGGCTACAACCTCGGCTACGCCCATGGCGACGGCCCGGCCTATCGCCAGGCCGACCTGACGTGGCGCTTGCAGTCGGTGCAATTGCAGGCTGGCGTGTATGGCAGCAGCAATGCACAAACCCGTTGGGCGGACGCCAGCGGCTCGCTGGTATGGATGGACAAGCAAGTCTTCGCGGCCAATCGGGTCAATGACGCCTTTGTGGTGGTCAGTACCGATGGTTTCGCCGGCGTGCCGGTGCTCTACGAGAACCAGAAGGTGGGGGAAACCGACCGCAACGGGCATTTGCTGGTGCCCTGGAGCAGCGCCTATTACCGCGCCAAGTATGAAATCGACCCGTTGAACCTGCCGTCCAACGTGCAAACCCCGCAGGTTGAACAACGCGTCGCGGTTCGTCGGGGCAGTGGCTATGTGCTGGAGTTTCCGGTGCGCCGGGTCATTGCGGCCAGTATCACGCTGGTGGATGCCAAGCATCAGGATCTGCCTCTGGGCAGCCTGGTGCAGCATGAGCAAAGCGGTGCGCAGGCGGTGGTGGGCTGGGATGGCCTGGTCTACCTGGAGGGCTTGGCAGAGCACAACACGTTGCGGGTGACTGTGGGCGAAGGCCATACCTGCCAGGCGACGTTCGATCTGGACATCAAGCAAGAACAGGTGCCGCTGATTGGCCCGCTGGTTTGTCAATAA
- a CDS encoding MFS transporter yields MSSSPLSGPVVLLFAIACGLSVANVYYAQPLLDAMADTFALDHATVGIVITLTQIGYGVGLVLLVPLGDLLNRRRLIVGQLLLSTFAVLLVAFSSNSFLLLAGMALTGLLAVVTQTLVAFAANLARPEQRGHVVGLVTSGIVVGLLLARTVSGAMADLAGWRSVYLLSAGLTLLMALLLWQVLPATEQPRATDSYAQLIRSVFSLFKQEKVLRDRAVLAFLIFAAGTVLWTPLVLPLSAPPLSLSHTQIGLFGLAGAAGALGAARAGHLADRGFAQWTSGGALILMLVSWLAIGFTQSSLWALLLGVITFDLGLQAVHVTSQSLIYSVRPEAQSRLAAGYMLFYSVGSALGSVGSTVMYAWGGWIGVCGLGAAINLLALIYWLATLGPAPAAQSQPVQS; encoded by the coding sequence ATGTCTAGCTCCCCTTTAAGTGGCCCCGTGGTGCTGCTGTTCGCCATTGCCTGCGGCCTGTCGGTGGCGAATGTCTACTACGCCCAACCCTTGCTGGATGCCATGGCTGACACCTTTGCCCTGGACCACGCCACCGTCGGCATCGTGATCACGCTGACCCAGATTGGCTATGGCGTAGGCCTGGTGCTGCTGGTGCCTCTGGGAGACTTGCTCAACCGACGACGCTTGATCGTCGGCCAACTGCTGCTGTCGACCTTTGCGGTGTTGCTGGTGGCGTTCTCTTCCAACAGCTTCTTGTTGCTGGCAGGCATGGCCTTGACCGGCCTGCTGGCGGTGGTCACGCAAACCCTGGTGGCCTTTGCCGCCAACCTGGCACGGCCAGAGCAACGTGGGCATGTGGTGGGCCTGGTCACCAGCGGCATCGTGGTTGGCCTGCTGCTCGCGCGTACGGTCTCAGGTGCCATGGCGGACCTGGCAGGCTGGCGCTCGGTGTACCTGTTGTCAGCGGGGTTGACCTTGCTGATGGCGCTGTTGCTCTGGCAAGTCTTGCCTGCGACCGAGCAGCCGCGAGCCACCGACTCCTATGCCCAACTGATCCGTTCAGTGTTCAGCTTATTCAAGCAAGAAAAAGTACTGCGAGACCGCGCGGTCCTGGCCTTTCTGATCTTTGCCGCCGGCACGGTGCTGTGGACGCCACTGGTACTGCCCTTGAGCGCCCCGCCGCTGTCGCTGTCCCACACACAAATCGGATTGTTCGGACTCGCAGGTGCAGCCGGTGCGCTCGGTGCCGCCCGCGCCGGGCACCTGGCCGACCGCGGCTTCGCACAGTGGACCAGCGGTGGCGCACTGATCCTGATGCTGGTGTCCTGGCTGGCAATCGGCTTTACCCAGTCATCCCTGTGGGCATTGTTACTCGGTGTAATTACTTTCGACCTGGGCCTGCAAGCCGTCCATGTCACCAGCCAGAGCCTGATCTACAGCGTGCGCCCCGAAGCCCAGAGCAGGCTGGCGGCCGGCTACATGCTGTTCTATTCGGTGGGCAGTGCGTTGGGGTCGGTAGGCTCGACGGTGATGTACGCGTGGGGAGGATGGATCGGCGTGTGCGGCCTGGGCGCAGCCATTAATCTACTGGCGCTGATCTACTGGCTGGCCACCTTGGGCCCCGCACCGGCTGCACAGTCTCAGCCGGTGCAGAGCTAG
- a CDS encoding catalase family peroxidase, giving the protein MVDHSSPPRPPLSTASLIVRLASIGVVVAVAAGAFAYVNGTLDPQRLRPKTLVNALETNNGVHPGYRRNHSKGVCVAGYFESSNEARQYSSAQVFSEARTPIIGRFALPSGNPYAPDSSVPLRSFALQFSLANGQQWRTGMNSMPVFPVGTPEAFFQMLKAGAPDPATGKPNPASMPAFFASHPETASFLAWVKTAKPSASYATETYNSINAFYLVNASGQRQAVRWGVVPQSQDAPGAAAPQGSDFLEKDLTQRLVAGPLRWQLNVTLANPGDPVDDASKAWTGEHKVLNAGTLVLESSQPQLDGDCRDINFDPLILPSGIEASNDPLLAARSAAYASSYLRRTSEVSQLPSAPQESKP; this is encoded by the coding sequence ATGGTAGATCACTCATCACCGCCACGCCCGCCGCTGAGCACCGCAAGCCTGATCGTTCGGTTAGCCAGCATCGGGGTGGTGGTCGCGGTTGCGGCGGGGGCTTTTGCCTACGTCAACGGTACCCTGGACCCACAGCGGTTGCGTCCCAAGACGCTGGTCAATGCGCTGGAAACCAATAATGGCGTGCACCCTGGTTACCGGCGTAACCATTCCAAGGGTGTGTGCGTGGCGGGTTATTTCGAGAGCAGCAATGAGGCGCGCCAGTATTCCAGTGCCCAGGTGTTCAGCGAGGCGCGCACGCCAATCATCGGCCGTTTTGCCTTGCCCAGTGGCAACCCTTATGCGCCGGACAGCAGCGTGCCCTTGCGCAGTTTTGCCTTGCAGTTCAGCTTGGCCAACGGCCAGCAATGGCGTACCGGGATGAACAGCATGCCGGTGTTCCCAGTGGGCACGCCTGAGGCGTTTTTCCAGATGCTCAAGGCCGGTGCACCGGACCCGGCCACCGGCAAGCCGAACCCGGCCAGTATGCCGGCTTTCTTCGCCTCCCATCCGGAGACCGCGTCGTTCCTGGCCTGGGTCAAGACCGCCAAGCCGTCGGCCAGTTATGCCACCGAAACCTATAACAGCATCAATGCGTTTTATCTGGTGAACGCCAGTGGCCAGCGCCAGGCCGTACGCTGGGGCGTGGTGCCGCAGAGCCAGGACGCACCCGGTGCCGCAGCGCCGCAGGGCAGTGACTTCCTGGAGAAAGACCTGACGCAACGTCTGGTTGCGGGGCCGCTGCGTTGGCAGTTGAACGTCACCCTGGCCAACCCTGGAGACCCGGTCGACGACGCCAGCAAGGCCTGGACCGGCGAACACAAAGTGTTGAACGCCGGGACTCTGGTACTGGAAAGCAGCCAGCCTCAACTCGATGGCGATTGCCGCGATATCAACTTTGATCCATTGATCCTGCCAAGCGGTATTGAAGCCTCGAATGACCCGCTGCTGGCAGCACGTTCGGCGGCCTACGCCAGTTCCTACTTGCGTCGCACCAGTGAAGTCAGCCAGTTGCCCAGCGCCCCTCAGGAGTCGAAGCCATGA
- a CDS encoding spore coat U domain-containing protein, producing MKGIWYTTAAVVIGWWTPLSLLAVTSQTFQVSATITPGCLVVGGGSNYGSLTFGTYSALSTSTVSVALSGGVTLQCTPGVTLNMSVDGGLHNSSGRHMQLNSGSALVAYQLFQDAALSQSLGISQSVSVAYSNANTITLPIYGRVQLPGNQPGGTYSDVLQVQLSW from the coding sequence ATGAAGGGCATCTGGTATACGACGGCGGCGGTGGTTATTGGCTGGTGGACGCCGTTGTCGCTGTTGGCGGTCACCAGTCAGACTTTCCAGGTCAGCGCGACGATTACCCCAGGTTGCCTGGTAGTGGGCGGCGGGTCGAACTACGGCAGCCTGACCTTCGGCACCTATTCGGCGTTGTCCACCAGCACCGTGTCTGTGGCGCTGAGCGGTGGGGTGACCTTGCAATGTACGCCGGGGGTCACCCTGAACATGAGCGTTGACGGTGGCTTGCACAATAGCAGCGGCCGGCACATGCAGCTCAATAGCGGCAGTGCCCTGGTGGCGTATCAGCTATTTCAGGACGCGGCCCTGAGCCAGAGCCTGGGGATCAGTCAAAGTGTCAGCGTGGCTTACAGCAACGCCAACACCATCACCCTGCCGATTTACGGACGGGTGCAGTTACCGGGTAATCAGCCTGGGGGGACGTACAGCGACGTGCTGCAGGTGCAGCTGTCGTGGTAA